In Aegilops tauschii subsp. strangulata cultivar AL8/78 chromosome 3, Aet v6.0, whole genome shotgun sequence, one genomic interval encodes:
- the LOC141042805 gene encoding uncharacterized protein: MSVDYHSLNEIREQDIPKTAFTMRYGLYEYTVMSFGLTNAPAYFMNMMNKNKQEHEVHLRLVLEKLREHQLYAKFSKCEFWLDEYHPGKANVVADALSRRSHANAINIDNMPPELCELFRNLWLEMVPKGYLATLEVKPTLLERIREAQKDIKKLILQEAHDSPYSIHPGLPRTRSGYDSIWVVVDRLTKVAHFIPVKTTYTSAQLAKIYMSKIVCLHGVPRKLHESLGTRLEFSTAFHPQTIGRKERASLKMAPFEVLYGRKCRTPLMWDEVGERQFFGPDLIRDVEEKVKLIRDRLKIAQSRQKSYADAKRKEVTYELKKCHAEMMDVPLMDTVPLEAIQLESDLTYEEKPVKILETAERVTRTKSIKLCKNIISSSSDMFW; this comes from the exons ATGTCTGTTGATTATCATTCTCTGAATGAG ATTCGTGAGCAAGATATTCCAAAGACTGCTTTTACCATGAGGTATGGGTTGTATGAatatactgttatgtcatttggattgactaatgctcCTGCATACTTCAtgaatatgatgaacaag aataagcaagaGCATGAGGTGCATTTGCGTTTGGTATTGGAGAAACtgagggaacatcagttgtatgccaagtttagcaaatgcgaGTTTTGGCTGGATGAG TATCATCCTGGTAAAGCTAATGTTGTTGCTGATGCATTGAGTCGTAGGAGCCATGCTAATGCAATTAATATTGATAATATGCCACCCGAGTTATGTGAACTGTTCAGGAATCTCTGGTTGGAGATGGTTCCTAAGGGATATTTAGCAACACTGGAGGTAAAGCCTACTTTGCTTGagaggatcagagaagctcaaaagg ATATCAAGAAGTTGATTCTTCAGGAGGCGCATGATTCACCTTATTCTATTCACCCAG gTTTACCCAGGACTCGGTCAGGTtatgattctatttgggtagtTGTTGATCGTTTAACTAAAGTTGCTCacttcatcccagtaaagactaCTTATACCAGTGCTCAACTAGCAAAGATTTATATGTCTAAGAttgtttgtctgcatggagttccaaggaag TTGCATGAATCCTTGGGCaccaggctggagttcagtacagctttccATCCGCAGACTATTGGGCGGAAAGAGAGG gctagtctgaagatggcaccATTTGAGGTATTGTATGGTAGGaagtgcaggacaccgttgatgtgggatgaggtTGGAGAACGTCAGTtctttggaccagacttgatcagGGATGTTGAGGAGAAGGTCAAGTTGATTCGTGACAGGCTGAAGATAGcacagtccaggcagaagagttatgcggatgcAAAACGTAAGGAGGTGACATATGAG ttgaagaagtgccatgcagagatgatGGATGTTCCATTGATGGACACAGTGCCACTTGAGGCAATTCAGTTGGagagtgatttgacatatgaggagaagcCTGTTAAGATTCTGGAGACAGCAGAGAGAGTTACTCGCACCAAGTCAATTAAGTTATGCAAG AATATTATTTCAAGTTCATCTGATATGTTCTGGTAA